A DNA window from Macadamia integrifolia cultivar HAES 741 chromosome 4, SCU_Mint_v3, whole genome shotgun sequence contains the following coding sequences:
- the LOC122076412 gene encoding mitogen-activated protein kinase kinase kinase 20-like, producing MEFQSHGGMWMRGETIGKGSFGTVSLAKAKHKSKKRRGLFPLLMAVKWAEVSRSGTLQKEREILSRLQGCPHILHCYGDEITTGNGELTYNVLLEYASGGTLSSRIKDSSGGLPEANVRRYTRSILQGLHHIHRHGYVHCDIKPQNILLVPSSSSSLGTNHKDYVAKIADFGSAKNTVQEQRKRKGFHSLSLRGTPLYMSPESVAGKEQDAPSDIWALGCVVVEMISGKPAWNCEPDMDVDELLARIVSGKELPETPSELSKEGKDFLKRCFVRTSMFRWTADMLLHHPFVSEDPEFPNDSKVQLVGSFVEELASGGRKRKRISDSDQSSSLSDGFEPVSKALITTRQQDCCSIRKFAAAS from the coding sequence ATGGAGTTTCAGAGTCACGGAGGAATGTGGATGAGAGGAGAAACCATTGGCAAAGGGAGTTTCGGTACTGTTTCTTTGGCCAAAGCAAAACACAAGTCCAAGAAGCGTCGGGGACTTTTTCCGCTATTGATGGCTGTGAAATGGGCTGAGGTTTCTCGCTCTGGAACGCttcagaaggagagagagatactcaGTAGGCTTCAAGGATGCCCTCACATTCTGCACTGCTATGGTGATGAGATCACTACTGGGAATGGTGAGTTAACCTATAATGTCTTACTGGAGTATGCCTCCGGAGGAACCCTGTCTTCTCGGATTAAGGACTCCAGCGGTGGATTGCCGGAAGCCAATGTTAGGCGCTACACCCGTTCGATTCTTCAGGGTCTTCATCATATCCACCGTCATGGTTACGTTCATTGCGATATCAAGCCTCAGAATATTCTGCTCGTGCCAAGCTCGTCTTCTTCTTTGGGCACAAATCATAAAGATTATGTAGCCAAGATTGCTGACTTTGGTTCGGCCAAGAATACCGTACAGGaacagaggaagaggaagggcTTCCATTCTTTGTCTTTGAGAGGAACCCCTCTCTATATGTCGCCTGAATCCGTTGCAGGGAAGGAACAGGACGCCCCCTCCGATATATGGGCTCTTGGGTGTGTCGTGGTGGAGATGATTAGTGGCAAGCCTGCCTGGAATTGCGAGCCTGATATGGATGTTGATGAACTTCTGGCCCGGATTGTCTCCGGCAAGGAATTGCCTGAAACCCCGAGTGAGTTGTccaaagaagggaaggatttcttGAAGAGATGTTTTGTGAGGACTAGCATGTTTAGATGGACTGCTGACATGCTTTTGCATCACCCGTTTGTATCAGAGGATCCAGAATTTCCAAACGATTCAAAGGTTCAATTGGTGGGTAGTTTTGTGGAAGAACTTGCATCAGGAGGtcgaaagagaaagaggatcAGTGATTCTGAtcaatcttcttctttatctGATGGATTCGAACCAGTATCCAAGGCTTTAATTACTACAAGGCAGCAGGATTGCTGTTCAATTAGAAAATTTGCTGCAGCTTCTTGA